A genomic stretch from Neospora caninum Liverpool complete genome, chromosome III includes:
- a CDS encoding mgc78841 protein, related — MERKLADRRSNFKKNFEDPRRKREDLQLQIRKTHREQNLAKKRAEALDSQDGSLAGNAGMFSGMGGASVADGSMAPGMAGQQGQENVFKFEHLPQMMSMLSSGDPEQEFEATEQFRRALSIESRPPIQEVIEAGAVPLFVQFLRRSDQPRMQFEAAWALTNIASGTQEQTQVVIEHGAVPIFVELLSSPTEDVREQAVWALGNIAGDSPQCRDLVLQAGVLSPLLAQLNDSEAKFTMQRNATWTLSNLCRGKPQPPFEWVQPALTTLAKLIYSTDTEVLTDACWALSYISDGPNERIEAVIEAGVSRRLVELLGHKSTLVQTPALRTVGNIVTGDDRQTEVVILCGAVPALLMLLSSPKKAIRKEACWTISNITAGNRDQIQQVIDAGLIHPLIELLSTADFDVRKEAAWAISNAASGGSNAQVEALVECGCIRPLCSLLAVQDSKIVSVALEALENILRVGKMKKEQQQLAENPFCELIEQADGITVIEKLQDAANQDIYEKAWRIICNYFSFEEADVDDVDVDASAGAGMADAGQVNAFGAAPPQGGFNFGQ, encoded by the exons ATGGAGCGCAAGTTGGCAGACCGTCGTTCGAACTTCAAAAAGAACTTTGAAGATCCTcggcgcaagagagaggacctTCAG CTGCAAATCCGCAAGACGCACCGAGAACAGAACctggcgaagaagcgtgCGGAAGCGCTGGACTCTCAAGATGGGAGTTTGGCGGGAAATGCGGGGATGTTTAGCGGCATGGGAGGCGCCAGCGTCGCAGACGGGAGCATGGCTCCGGGTATGGCTGGCCAGCAGGGTCAAGAAAATGTCTTCAAGTTTGAGCACCTTCCACAGATGATGTCGATGCTGTCCAGCGGCGATCCGGAGCAAGAGTTCGAGGCAACTGAGCAGTTCAGACGGGCGCTGAGCATCGAGTCTAGACCGCCTATACAAGAAGTCATTGAAGCGG gggccgttcctctctttgtccaATTCCTCAGACGCAGCGACCAGcctcgcatgcagttcgaGGCGGCGTGGGCTCTCACGAACATTGCGTCAGGCACCCAGGAACAAACTCAG GTCGTGATTGAACACGGAGCGGTTCCGATTTTCGTCGAGCTCCTCAGCTCGCCGACGGAAGATGTGCGCGAGCAGGCAGTCTGGGCTTTGGGGAACATCGCTGGAGACTCTCCTCAATGTCGAGACCTCGTCCTTCAAGCAG GcgtcctttcccctcttctggCCCAGCTGAATGACTCGGAGGCGAAGTTCACGATGCAGCGCAATGCGACGTGGACACT GTCGAACCTGTGTCGCGGGAAACCTCAGCCGCCCTTCGAGTGGGTTCAGCCGGCGCTGACGACTCTCGCCAAGTTGATTTACTCGACGGATACCGAA GTCTTGACAGATGCCTGCTGGGCTCTCTCGTACATCTCCGATGGTCCCAACGAGCGAATCGAAGCTGTGATCGAAGCCG GCGTGAGCCGTCGCCTGGTGGAGCTTTTGGGGCACAAGTCGACGCTCGTGCAAACGCCAGCTCTGCGGACAGTCGGCAACATTGTTACAG gcGACGACCGACAGACAGAGGTGGTGATCCTTTGCGGGGCTGTGCCAGCGTTGCTGATGCTTCTCTCGTCCCCGAAGAAAGCCATTCGGAAGGAAGCTTGCTGGACGATCTCGAATATCACTGCAG GGAACCGTGACCAGATTCAGCAGGTGATCGACGCGGGTTTGATTCACCCGCTGATCGAGCTGTTGAGCACCGCCGACTTCGACGTGCGCAAGGAGGCGGCGTGGGCCATCAGCAACGCAGCCTCTGGAGGCAGCAACGCACAGGTCGAGGCCCTCGTGGAGTGCGGATGCATCAGGCCGCTGTGCAGTCTCCTGGCGGTCCAGGACAGCAAGATCGTCTCTGTCGCACTCGAGGCCCTCGAGAACATCTTGCGCGTCGGCaagatgaagaaggagcAACAGCAGCTGGCCGAAAACCCGTTCTGCGAGTTGATTGAACAGGCCGACGGCATCACCGTCATTGAGAAGCTGCAAGATGCTGCGAACCAAGATATCTACgagaag GCCTGGAGAATCATCTGCAACTATTTCTCGTTCGAAGAAGCAGATGTAGACGACGTTGACGTGGACGCGAGTGCCGGAGCAGGAATGGCAGACGCCGGGCAAGTCAACGCGTTCGGAGCCGCACCGCCTCAGGGAGGCTTCAACTTTGGCCAGTAA